The Candidatus Eremiobacterota bacterium genome has a window encoding:
- a CDS encoding PAS domain S-box protein, translated as MTVQESRKKILLVEDSALVSRTESAILKDHGFDVVIASSGNKAITQVKSDPHIDLVLMDIELGRGMSGREASIEILKLKSLPIVFLTSHSEKEVVDSVGDIMRYGFVTKESGDAVLISSIKMACELFEAHKKTRESEEALQKQRDELRLLLDSVPALIFYKDLDNRIIGANRLWFETLGLSPDKVLGRPMDEFMPRDLAAQFFHTDQEIIATGEPRKGIPEVIGTDRGKRWFITDKVPFKDSEGRVQGVIGLSRDITERKLTEAALQAKERQLVGMLENLQDAYFRADLEGYIILAGPSAVPMYGYGSREEMMGLPIEALYASHEDWQSVLKDMRKKGNVHDRVGRGRKKDGSLIWISLNAQVFYDEHGQVAGTEGFVRDITSRMEAEEALRENQARLDMALRSAAMGTWRWDITTDRRTYDDRTCHLLGINPAQFKGLPEEFFSALHPDDRSRIKKALLEALEKRIPYESDFRVIGPDGAVRHIYSRGRPAYDDNDNPLSIGGIIWDATAQKQAEREREAILQQLHQARKMESIGTLAGGIAHDFNNLLGGILGTLSLIELELGKEFEFYQDIQEMKALIKRGANLNKQLLGFARRDRGDVRPLNLSDTLQKIAGMFGRTRKDITINFLCSPELPAVMADHMQIEQVLLNLLVNSGQAMPSGGYLSLSTEASELSSRDTAPHGVKPGCYIRLTVSDTGTGMDEKTCERIFEPFFTTRESEGGTGLGLATAYGIIKSLGGFITVESAPGKGSSFSLYLPVTDQPVFEEISEAAPLRRGGETILIVDDEEQVLFVLERMLTVMGYKVLKAKTGLEAIKIYSSDHEHIALVILDLVMPVMGGVQIFDALNKIKPSVKVLLTSGYRVDEQASAIMKRGCRGFLQKPYDIEALSAELEKVLGK; from the coding sequence ATGACGGTTCAAGAGAGCCGGAAAAAAATACTTCTTGTTGAAGACTCTGCCCTGGTGTCAAGGACCGAATCCGCAATCCTGAAAGACCATGGCTTTGACGTGGTCATTGCATCGTCGGGAAATAAAGCCATTACCCAGGTGAAAAGCGACCCTCACATAGATCTTGTCCTTATGGATATTGAGCTGGGCAGAGGAATGAGCGGCCGCGAGGCTTCCATTGAGATTCTGAAGCTGAAAAGCCTCCCCATCGTCTTTCTCACTTCCCACTCCGAAAAAGAGGTCGTGGACAGCGTGGGGGACATCATGCGCTACGGCTTCGTGACAAAAGAATCAGGCGATGCCGTGCTTATCTCCTCAATCAAGATGGCCTGTGAGCTTTTTGAAGCCCACAAAAAGACAAGGGAGAGCGAAGAGGCCCTCCAGAAGCAGAGGGATGAGCTGCGGCTTCTCCTTGATTCCGTCCCGGCGCTGATTTTTTACAAGGACCTGGACAATCGCATCATCGGCGCCAACAGGCTCTGGTTTGAAACATTGGGGCTCTCACCGGACAAAGTCCTGGGGAGGCCTATGGATGAATTCATGCCGAGGGATCTGGCAGCACAGTTTTTCCACACCGACCAGGAGATAATCGCCACGGGAGAGCCCAGGAAAGGGATCCCTGAGGTAATCGGCACAGACCGGGGCAAAAGGTGGTTCATCACCGACAAGGTCCCCTTCAAAGACAGCGAGGGCAGGGTGCAGGGAGTAATCGGCCTCTCCCGTGACATCACGGAGCGAAAGCTCACTGAGGCGGCCCTCCAGGCAAAGGAGAGGCAGCTTGTCGGCATGCTTGAGAACCTCCAGGATGCCTATTTCAGGGCAGACCTGGAGGGCTATATCATCCTGGCAGGCCCTTCAGCCGTGCCCATGTATGGGTACGGCTCCCGTGAGGAGATGATGGGCCTCCCCATAGAAGCTCTCTATGCATCGCATGAAGACTGGCAATCGGTGCTCAAGGATATGAGAAAAAAAGGGAACGTCCATGACCGGGTAGGCAGGGGGAGGAAAAAGGACGGCTCCCTCATCTGGATCTCCCTCAATGCCCAGGTCTTTTACGATGAGCATGGCCAGGTGGCCGGCACAGAGGGATTCGTCCGCGACATCACCAGCCGGATGGAGGCTGAAGAAGCTCTCCGCGAGAACCAGGCGAGGCTTGACATGGCCCTGCGGTCCGCGGCCATGGGCACCTGGCGGTGGGATATCACGACGGACAGGCGCACTTATGATGATCGGACCTGCCACCTCCTGGGAATAAATCCCGCACAGTTCAAGGGGCTGCCCGAGGAGTTCTTTTCGGCCCTTCACCCTGATGACCGCAGCAGAATCAAGAAAGCCCTGCTGGAGGCCCTTGAAAAGAGAATCCCCTACGAGTCCGATTTCAGGGTGATAGGGCCTGACGGCGCGGTGCGCCATATCTACTCCAGGGGGCGACCCGCCTATGACGACAACGACAATCCCCTGAGCATCGGCGGCATTATCTGGGACGCGACGGCCCAGAAGCAGGCGGAGCGTGAGCGCGAGGCCATTCTTCAGCAGCTTCACCAGGCCAGGAAGATGGAGTCCATCGGCACCCTTGCCGGCGGCATTGCCCACGACTTCAACAATCTCCTGGGGGGAATCCTGGGAACCCTGTCCCTTATTGAGCTCGAGCTGGGCAAGGAGTTCGAGTTCTACCAGGATATCCAGGAGATGAAGGCGCTCATCAAGCGGGGGGCGAACCTCAACAAGCAGCTTCTCGGCTTTGCCCGCAGGGACAGGGGTGACGTGAGGCCCCTGAATCTCAGCGATACCCTACAGAAAATCGCAGGGATGTTTGGAAGGACCCGCAAGGACATCACCATCAATTTTCTGTGCTCACCGGAGCTGCCTGCCGTGATGGCGGACCACATGCAGATAGAGCAGGTGCTCCTCAACCTGCTTGTCAACTCAGGCCAGGCAATGCCCTCAGGAGGCTACCTCTCCCTCAGCACTGAAGCTTCGGAGCTCTCCTCAAGGGACACTGCGCCGCACGGGGTGAAGCCGGGCTGCTATATCCGCCTTACAGTAAGTGATACCGGCACCGGTATGGATGAAAAGACCTGCGAGCGGATTTTTGAGCCTTTTTTCACGACCAGGGAGTCAGAGGGCGGCACGGGCCTCGGCCTGGCGACGGCTTACGGCATCATCAAGAGCCTTGGGGGCTTCATCACTGTCGAGAGCGCCCCGGGAAAGGGATCGTCATTTTCCCTGTACCTTCCGGTCACGGACCAGCCCGTTTTCGAGGAAATCAGTGAGGCCGCACCCCTGCGGCGGGGAGGCGAGACCATTCTCATCGTCGATGACGAAGAACAGGTCCTCTTTGTGCTGGAACGCATGCTCACCGTCATGGGCTACAAGGTGCTCAAGGCAAAAACAGGCCTCGAAGCCATCAAAATATACAGCAGCGATCATGAACATATCGCGCTGGTGATCCTCGACCTGGTCATGCCTGTGATGGGCGGCGTCCAGATATTTGATGCCCTGAACAAGATAAAACCCTCGGTGAAGGTGCTTCTTACAAGCGGCTACCGTGTTGACGAGCAGGCATCCGCAATCATGAAGAGAGGGTGCAGGGGATTCCTCCAGAAACCTTATGACATAGAGGCTCTCTCGGCGGAACTGGAGAAGGTCCTGGGAAAGTGA
- a CDS encoding mechanosensitive ion channel family protein codes for MWIELLGAAGQSLLLLIGLTLIYRILFREEGRRTWARYIITRTKFWAYAAIFLIAILYFEELCTFLPFQKKLAGYVLPFVIAIIAILVVETLAAYIYDYLLIYRYHSSIPVLFRDIIRLGVYLVLIGFYFWAVLKINIAPIITTSAILSIIIGLAIQESLGNVFSGLALHLSHPFSLGDWVKVGEYEGSVQRIDWRATSIQTLSGDYIVIPNSSLAKLDLQNYSSPTSHHARIVEVGAHYQHSPDQVAEALLAAAASADGVLADPAPKVWVTRFGDSSITYNLKFWLDDFSAYNDIESRVMRQIWYHFKRAGIVIPFPIREVFHHGRKEAEAAETIGTDLLSSIDIFKSLSPEAIASLTRSLRSEIFPGGDVLFRQGDKGERFYIVKSGEVEVSVTNESGERLFTTALGPGSFFGEMSLLTGDARSATVVITREAELMSLGKKDLKELIARNPHMDEVICDAITDRQTRTAGSLSEADGAAFDWPEQSEEQLKLRNNLLTRIRQFFSY; via the coding sequence ATGTGGATTGAACTGCTCGGCGCAGCAGGCCAGAGCCTTCTGCTCCTGATAGGCCTGACGCTCATATACAGGATCCTCTTCAGGGAAGAGGGGAGGCGCACATGGGCCCGCTACATCATCACGCGCACAAAGTTCTGGGCTTATGCGGCCATTTTTCTTATCGCGATACTCTATTTTGAGGAACTGTGCACATTTTTGCCTTTCCAGAAAAAGCTTGCAGGCTACGTATTGCCCTTTGTCATCGCTATTATCGCCATACTTGTCGTTGAAACCCTGGCAGCCTATATTTATGACTATCTCCTGATCTACCGGTATCATTCAAGCATTCCGGTCCTGTTCCGCGACATCATACGCCTCGGCGTCTATCTGGTGCTGATAGGGTTTTATTTCTGGGCTGTCCTGAAGATAAACATCGCCCCCATCATCACCACTTCCGCCATACTCTCCATCATCATAGGCCTTGCCATCCAGGAGTCCCTGGGCAACGTGTTCTCGGGGCTTGCCCTTCACCTCTCCCATCCCTTCTCACTGGGGGACTGGGTCAAGGTGGGCGAATACGAGGGGAGCGTCCAGAGGATCGACTGGAGAGCCACATCAATCCAGACCCTCAGCGGTGATTATATCGTCATCCCCAACAGCAGCCTGGCCAAGCTGGACCTTCAGAATTACTCGTCGCCCACGAGCCACCATGCGCGGATAGTGGAGGTGGGAGCCCATTACCAGCACTCGCCGGACCAGGTTGCCGAGGCGCTGCTCGCGGCGGCTGCCAGTGCAGATGGAGTGCTCGCCGATCCCGCCCCCAAGGTGTGGGTGACCCGGTTCGGAGATTCCTCCATCACCTACAACCTCAAGTTCTGGCTCGACGACTTCAGCGCTTACAATGATATTGAATCAAGAGTGATGAGGCAGATCTGGTACCACTTCAAGCGCGCCGGCATCGTGATCCCCTTCCCGATAAGAGAGGTTTTTCACCACGGCAGAAAAGAGGCCGAGGCCGCAGAGACCATCGGTACGGACCTCCTGAGCTCCATCGACATATTCAAATCCCTCTCGCCTGAGGCGATAGCCTCTCTCACCAGGAGCCTCCGAAGCGAGATATTTCCCGGGGGTGATGTGCTTTTCCGCCAGGGCGACAAGGGAGAGCGCTTTTATATCGTGAAATCAGGAGAGGTGGAGGTCTCCGTGACCAACGAGAGCGGTGAGAGGCTTTTCACCACGGCACTGGGGCCCGGATCATTCTTCGGTGAGATGTCCCTTCTCACCGGTGATGCCCGCTCAGCCACAGTGGTCATCACAAGGGAGGCGGAGCTCATGTCACTGGGGAAAAAGGATCTCAAGGAGCTCATTGCCAGGAACCCTCATATGGACGAGGTAATATGCGACGCCATTACGGACCGGCAGACAAGGACAGCCGGCAGCCTTTCGGAGGCGGACGGGGCAGCGTTCGATTGGCCTGAACAGAGCGAAGAGCAGCTCAAGCTCAGGAACAACCTTCTCACGAGGATCAGGCAGTTCTTTTCCTATTAG